The Streptomyces sp. GSL17-111 region GCCCGCCGGACGTGCCCGAGGTGACGGCGGCCGGGATCGCCCGGCTGGCCGGGGTGGGACGTGCCGCCGTCAGCAACTGGCGCCGCCGCTACCCGCACTTCCCCCGGCCCGTGGGCGGCACCGAGACGAGCCCGACCTTCGCGCTGGCCGAGGTCGAGGCGTGGCTGCGGGCCCAGGGCAAGCTGGCCGAGGTGCCCCTGCGGGAGCGTGTGTGGCAGCGCGTCGAGGCCGATCCGGACGGCGCGGCGGGCGCCCTGGCCCGCGCCGGGGAGCACCTCCTGCGGCACGCCGGGCCGGCCGGCGACCGAGCACGCGGCGCGGCGAAGGGCGGCGCCACGGCCGAGGAGGCCGACGCGACGCGCGAACTGGACGCCCTCGCCGAGGAGTCCGGCGCCGCCGACGCCTTCGCCTTCCTGCTCGCCCGCTACTTCGACGCCAACCCCCGCGCCTACACCCTCACCCCGCCGCCCGCCGCCGACCTCATGGCCGCGCTCGCCGGCCCCGCGACCACCGTCCTCGACCCCGCCTGCGGCTCCGGCGAGCTCCTGGCCGCCGCCCTGCGCGCGACCCCCGGGGCCGACGCCGCCGTCGAGCTGTACGGGCAGGAGAGCGACCCCGCGCTCGCCCGGCTGGCCGCCCTGCGCCTGACGCTGTGCGGCACCCCGCCGCCGTCCGCCGTGCACATCCGGGACGAGGACGCGCTGCGCACGCCGCTGGGCGAACAGCCGGGCGTGGACGCCGTCCTGTGCCACCCGCCGTTCAACGAGCGCAACTGGGGCCACGACGAGCTGGTCTACGACCCGCGCTGGGAGTACGGCCTGCCCGCCCGCACCGAGTCCGAACTCGCCTGGGTGCAGCACGCCCTGGCCCGGCTGCGGCCCGGCGGCACGGCGGTGCTGCTGATGCCGCCCGCCGCCGCCTCGCGCCGCACCGGCCGGCGCGTGCGGGCCACGCTGCTGCGCCGGGGCGCGCTGCGCGCCGTCGTCGCGCTGCCCGCCGGGGCCGCGCCGCCGCACAGCCTGCCGCTGCACCTGTGGGTGCTGCGGGCCCCCGGCGGGTCCGGCGCGGCGGACCCCCGGCTGCTCCTGGTCGACGCCGGGACCCACCACCGGGCCACCGGCCGCGAACCGCTGCCGTGGGACGAGCTGCACGCGACCGTCCGCACGGCCTGGCGGGCCTTCGACGCGGGCCGCCCGGTGCCGGAGGAGCCCGGCGTGTGCGGAACGCGCTCCGTCATCGACCTGCTCGACGACGACGTCGACCTGGCCCCCGCCCGGCACCTGCCGCCCGTCGGGGGCACCGCCGACGCCCAGGGCCTCGCCGACGTCGGCGGGGAACTGGAGCGCACGCTGCGCCGCACCCTCGACCTCGCACCCGCCCCCGGGCCCGTGGTGGACGGCGGGGCGCGCTGGACCCTCACCACCGTGGGCGAGTTGGTGCGCGGCGGCGCCGTGGAGGTCCGGGCGGGCGGCGCGGAGGGGGAGCCCGTCGTGACGCGCGAGGGCGACGTCGTCATTCCCGTCCAGGGCCGGGGCGCCGCGTTCGTCGTCGAGCCGGACCGGGCCGGGGAGACGCTGGCCAAGCCGCTGTACCTGCTGCGCCCCGAGCCCGCCGCGCTGGACCCGTGGTTCCTCGCCGGCTTCCTGCGCTCGACCGCCAACACCCGGCAGGCCAGCAGCTACGCCTCGACGGCCTCCCGCCTCGACGTGCGGCGGCTGCGCGTCCCCCGGCTCCCCCTGGAGGCGCAGCGCCCCTACGGCGAGCACTTCCGCCGCCTCGCCGCCTTCGAGGCGGCGCTGCGGCTCGCCGGGGAGTTGGGCGAGCGGCTGGTGCAGGGTCTGTACGACGCGCTCGCCGAGGGCACCGCCCGGCCGCCCGGCTGACGGCGGCGGCCGGGCCCGTGGACCGATCCGCGGACCCCGGTCCGCAGCACCCTGTCCCACGGATACCCTCAGCTCCTACCCTTAGCCAGGCACGCGAAGGACGGGAGCATCGAGATGTACGGCCCGGTCGCACCACCGACTCCACCGCCGTACCGCCGGGGCCCCGGCGGCGTGGCGATCGTGGTGCGGCTGCTGTTCGCCTCCTTCCCCGTCTGGTCGCTGGGGATGCTGGCGTGGGTGCCGTCCCTGCGGTTCGCCGTGCTGCGCCGCCGTCCGCTGGACTGGGCCGTGTTCGCGCTGTTCCTCGCGCTGAGCGTCCTGGAGATCGTGCTGGCCCTCGCCACCCCCGACGACCCCGACTCCGATCTCGGCGCCGCGATGGGCGGGTTCGCCATCGCGCTCATCATCGGCGCGACGACGCACGCGGTCCTCGCCGACCGGTTCCCCCGGCCGCCCGCTCCGTACGCCGGGTACGCCCCCTACCCGGCGACGCCCGCCGCCGGCGGTCACCCCGGCGCGCCGCAGCCCCCCGCCTCCGCCGGGTACGGCTACCCCGGCCCGGTACCGCCGCCCGGCCCGGTGGCGCCGCACCAGCAGCCGACCGTGTACGCGCCCCCGCCGGGACCGGCCCGGGCCCCCTCGGCCCCCACCCCGCCGCCCGCGTCCACCCCGCCGTCCGCCGCCACGCCACCGCCGGGGCAGCCCGCCCCGCCCGCCCGGATGCGGCAGGTGGCGTCCGAACTCGATGAGCTGGACGCCCTGCTGCGCAAGCGGGACGGCCGGTGATCGGCCGCGTCATCGCGGGCCGCTACGAGCTGACCGAGCCCCTCGGCAAGGGCGCGATGGGCCAGGTGTGGGGCGGCCACGACCGGGGGCTCGGCGGGCGCCGCGTGGCGGTCAAGCTCATGCACTCCGGACA contains the following coding sequences:
- a CDS encoding N-6 DNA methylase; the encoded protein is MSQSPPDVPEVTAAGIARLAGVGRAAVSNWRRRYPHFPRPVGGTETSPTFALAEVEAWLRAQGKLAEVPLRERVWQRVEADPDGAAGALARAGEHLLRHAGPAGDRARGAAKGGATAEEADATRELDALAEESGAADAFAFLLARYFDANPRAYTLTPPPAADLMAALAGPATTVLDPACGSGELLAAALRATPGADAAVELYGQESDPALARLAALRLTLCGTPPPSAVHIRDEDALRTPLGEQPGVDAVLCHPPFNERNWGHDELVYDPRWEYGLPARTESELAWVQHALARLRPGGTAVLLMPPAAASRRTGRRVRATLLRRGALRAVVALPAGAAPPHSLPLHLWVLRAPGGSGAADPRLLLVDAGTHHRATGREPLPWDELHATVRTAWRAFDAGRPVPEEPGVCGTRSVIDLLDDDVDLAPARHLPPVGGTADAQGLADVGGELERTLRRTLDLAPAPGPVVDGGARWTLTTVGELVRGGAVEVRAGGAEGEPVVTREGDVVIPVQGRGAAFVVEPDRAGETLAKPLYLLRPEPAALDPWFLAGFLRSTANTRQASSYASTASRLDVRRLRVPRLPLEAQRPYGEHFRRLAAFEAALRLAGELGERLVQGLYDALAEGTARPPG